TTTTGTATGGATATAAATAGAGAGTAAGTCTTAATAATTACATCACGATGCAATAATGTAAGCAAATTTAAACTAGCAACATTagagataataaaattgagtTAAATTTAGTTTTGGGACACAACGaatttgtcattttttttgtatattataaaaagtatttcataACATGAACTATTTTTGTGTCTCGAAACGAAGTTCAACCTACATTTGCAATATTTGCACATGCAcgctgaaaaattaatttatacaatatattgtaCGGAATAATTTgcttgttaaaatattttgcttaCCAAGGACGCGTCCTGTAGCAAACTGTTCTTCTAAAGCAGGCTCGACTTTGGCGAATCGCTGTCTCGCTTTATACTTAGATTCTGCTTTTTTTGAgcgttttttatttaaaacttcTTCTTCAGCTTCAGTCtattttgaacatttattaatttattagattatttaattgttaatgacataaataaaaaaagtctATTCACTTACCAATTTAGCGCCTCGTTTACGACCCAATGGTAAAACGTAATGAGCTTCATACCATTGTCTGAAAGGTGTTGCATCAATGGTAACAATTGCATTCTTTACAAGAGTTTTAGTTCTCACCAATTCATTGTTTGATGCGTTATAAACTACATCAATAATACGTGTTTTTCTTGTAGTACATTCAGAACCCCATGAAAAATTTCCTGTATCTAAACGAAGAGCTCTATATTTCTTGTTACCACCTCTTGTACGTACCTAATTTACATATGAATATAGATGGTTATGATTgtttagtaataaataaataatatataatacattatttcATTCAGTACGCTGTGGGATATATGTCAGCATAATATTCAGAGTAGGTAAAGATAGTCATCACTTTATGTTTCTATATTGCTACGCTAATTGTCATAAGAAAAGGAAATCATATATCTTTATAGAGAAACAcctttatactttttaaaagtgaatatattgcataatagataatatatatatcagtatatttattatgctTTGTTTCtgataattatgaaattcataAAACACCTTTTGCTTGTGACAATGAtaagtaaaatatagaatttcatGATAAAGGTTTGATTAATAATACCGTATGAATACGTTGAGTTCCAAGTTTTGTGTTTGCAGCTGGTCGTCCTAATTCAAATTTCCTCTTCTTGCGGAGTGGTTTTCTTTTACCACCAGTTGCTCGTCTCTTATGCCAATGATCACGGGAGATACCTgcaatatcaaataaatatttgtatatatagtaaaatacataaggaacattttatatatgtagagATACTACTGATAACATAACATAATGCAATTCCAACTTAATAAACAACACAAGAATGAAAAACGTTAaagacatatatatgtacatatattttgtattgcaTGTTTGAAAAC
This genomic window from Bombus fervidus isolate BK054 chromosome 5, iyBomFerv1, whole genome shotgun sequence contains:
- the Rps8 gene encoding ribosomal protein S8; the encoded protein is MGISRDHWHKRRATGGKRKPLRKKRKFELGRPAANTKLGTQRIHTVRTRGGNKKYRALRLDTGNFSWGSECTTRKTRIIDVVYNASNNELVRTKTLVKNAIVTIDATPFRQWYEAHYVLPLGRKRGAKLTEAEEEVLNKKRSKKAESKYKARQRFAKVEPALEEQFATGRVLACIASRPGQCGRADGYMLEGKELEFYMRKIKSKKAK